The following coding sequences lie in one Heyndrickxia oleronia genomic window:
- a CDS encoding SIR2 family protein: MVDEQINKKDELVKKLRKLAITKQLNFLIGSGASYPAIPLMGMIQAENNEKRNTLLAETVKRVSEDLLGQALEYRASICITLNNYTNFISKIIDILNLSNSRQTPRTANLFTTNYDLFIEKASDNVLQNYRFIFNDGASGYFDRKLDGSNYNRTVSYKGLNDNYTNEIPSLTLIKPHGSMNWEKVGDSVLIRNRVIDSPVIVKPTGYEEQDTFYNNHFHEMLRVFQLELDKPQSVLFVIGFSFQDKHIAKMIKRAIQNPELMVYAFGFIDRDRETYLENLGLSAERSNFTILTPGNFHDEYKTKNTVDEGEDWYSFDLSNLTSILSGISMEDLKNGKS, from the coding sequence ATGGTCGACGAACAGATAAATAAAAAGGATGAATTAGTAAAAAAACTCAGGAAATTAGCAATTACAAAACAGCTGAATTTTTTGATTGGTTCAGGCGCTTCTTATCCTGCCATACCTTTGATGGGAATGATTCAGGCAGAGAATAATGAAAAAAGAAATACATTATTAGCTGAAACAGTTAAAAGAGTAAGCGAAGATTTATTGGGACAAGCTTTGGAATATAGAGCATCAATATGTATCACGTTGAATAATTACACTAATTTTATTTCAAAGATAATAGATATACTTAACTTGTCAAATTCAAGGCAGACGCCCCGTACTGCCAATCTGTTTACAACAAACTATGATTTATTTATTGAGAAAGCTTCTGACAATGTCTTACAAAACTATAGATTTATATTTAATGATGGTGCTAGTGGTTATTTTGATAGAAAGCTCGATGGATCAAACTATAATCGAACAGTTTCTTATAAGGGATTGAATGATAACTATACAAATGAAATACCTTCTTTGACCCTAATAAAGCCTCATGGTTCTATGAATTGGGAAAAAGTTGGGGATTCTGTATTAATTAGAAATAGAGTTATTGATTCTCCAGTTATTGTAAAGCCTACAGGGTATGAAGAACAAGATACTTTTTACAATAATCATTTTCATGAGATGCTAAGAGTATTTCAATTAGAGTTAGATAAACCACAATCCGTTTTGTTTGTGATTGGCTTTTCGTTTCAAGATAAACATATTGCAAAGATGATTAAAAGAGCTATTCAAAATCCAGAATTAATGGTGTACGCTTTTGGGTTCATTGATAGAGATAGAGAAACTTATTTAGAGAATTTAGGATTGAGTGCTGAACGAAGTAATTTTACTATTTTAACTCCTGGAAATTTTCATGATGAGTATAAAACAAAAAACACGGTTGATGAAGGTGAAGACTGGTACAGTTTTGACTTATCAAATTTAACTAGTATATTGAGTGGAATAAGTATGGAGGACTTAAAAAATGGAAAGTCCTAA
- a CDS encoding NCS2 family permease, producing the protein MKKYFQFDELGTNYRREIIGGVTTFLSMAYILILNPLTLSLSSVKDFPDELRMDSGAVFVATALAAAIGTLIMAFLAKYPIALAPGVGLNAFFAYTVLLTLGMSWQQALTGVLFSGIIFVILTLFGFREKIINAIPVELKLAVGAGIGLFITFIGLRNAGIIVDNDATLVGLGDLTDGNTLLAIFGIVLTIILMTRGWKGAIFIGMIITTLAGMVVGLIDIPHKIVGAVPSIAPTFGAPFETLFHHTSDLFTVKMLIVVLTFLFVDFFDTAGTLVAVANQAGLMKNNKLPRAGRALFADSSATVIGSILGTSTTTAYIESTAGVAAGARTGFASVITAILFLLSLFFFPVLGVITSPVTAPALIVVGVLMVSTLNEIDWKKFEIAVPAFFTIIMMPLTYSIATGIGIGFIFYPVTMLLKGRWKEIHPVMYVFFFIFILYFIFIL; encoded by the coding sequence ATGAAGAAGTACTTTCAATTCGATGAATTAGGAACAAACTATCGACGTGAGATTATTGGTGGAGTCACTACATTTCTATCGATGGCTTATATACTTATCTTAAATCCGTTAACATTATCTTTATCCTCTGTTAAGGATTTTCCAGATGAATTGAGAATGGATTCTGGTGCTGTTTTTGTTGCTACAGCACTAGCAGCGGCAATTGGTACTCTGATTATGGCGTTTTTAGCTAAATACCCAATTGCCCTTGCACCTGGTGTTGGGTTAAATGCCTTTTTTGCTTATACTGTTTTATTAACTCTCGGGATGTCGTGGCAGCAAGCACTAACAGGGGTGTTATTTTCGGGAATTATTTTCGTTATATTAACATTATTTGGATTTAGAGAGAAGATTATAAATGCTATTCCAGTTGAACTAAAGCTTGCAGTCGGTGCTGGAATCGGATTGTTTATCACTTTTATTGGTTTAAGAAATGCTGGTATTATTGTTGATAATGATGCGACATTAGTAGGTTTAGGAGATTTGACAGATGGTAATACATTGCTTGCGATCTTCGGTATTGTACTTACTATTATTTTAATGACTAGAGGCTGGAAGGGTGCTATTTTCATTGGAATGATCATAACAACCCTTGCTGGTATGGTGGTTGGATTAATTGATATTCCTCATAAGATAGTTGGTGCAGTACCTAGTATCGCTCCGACCTTTGGTGCACCATTTGAAACACTTTTTCATCATACAAGTGACCTATTCACTGTGAAGATGCTTATTGTTGTATTAACTTTTTTGTTTGTAGATTTTTTCGATACGGCTGGAACATTAGTGGCGGTAGCTAACCAGGCTGGTTTGATGAAGAATAATAAATTGCCGCGTGCTGGAAGAGCATTATTTGCAGATTCATCTGCTACTGTGATTGGTTCTATACTTGGGACTTCTACTACAACGGCTTATATCGAATCAACTGCTGGGGTTGCAGCGGGAGCAAGAACGGGATTTGCTAGTGTCATAACAGCTATATTGTTTCTTTTGTCACTATTTTTCTTCCCGGTACTAGGAGTTATTACTTCACCAGTGACTGCTCCGGCACTAATAGTTGTGGGTGTATTGATGGTGTCAACCTTAAATGAAATCGATTGGAAAAAGTTTGAAATTGCCGTACCTGCCTTTTTTACAATTATCATGATGCCATTAACTTACTCTATTGCTACAGGTATTGGAATTGGTTTTATCTTCTATCCAGTTACCATGCTTCTTAAGGGGAGATGGAAGGAAATTCATCCAGTCATGTATGTGTTCTTCTTTATCTTTATTTTATACTTTATCTTCATATTATAA
- a CDS encoding ATP-binding protein, which produces MESPKKTLGVITSVEGDVSQVGMYSMSNDAEFIWYGEILTGPKIGAYLTINQNEIKIIATVSNEKVIDQQNSIKSPEFDNRYSKNSINRIISLKTKGVIEAGKFQVTSQYVPMIGNEVTLTTLDELKIIYGIENNEPTIKIGKSILENQPIQLSINKFFASHIGIFGNTGSGKSNTLHKLYLELFRSDFYEQIKRKSQFFVIDFNGEYSSTNSDDLTRKGIFGVEIENKEIYEINTRDTTRGRKLPVERKYIFDADILSILFDARPATQVPFLRSSIKEFNEKLSTAHFDFGAYTTGTLKKILTSGSSTNQDSFQDWVDTAKKYLRNKDLFSELDQIRQINGNYKIDTLEIWFNSGSNEGITPEKLEKSGISKVSEELKKLFNSMRSTPIHQLQIFLDFQKVHRTAWGKVNREHLNPLFNRINSSLQSLEKVIEVKERAIEDYKLMNIISLVHANQEITRLIPMLLSKMIYDEQKSLVSGKSVHQTKHLIIDEAHNILNSEYRNNGDDWQDYRLSVFEEIIKEGRKFGFYLTLSSQRPADISPTILSQTHNYLIHRLVNEKDLRMLENIMPTLDKSSYQMIPCLGQGEAIITGNAMQVPVFVKIDKEKSLRPASDDIKLTDLWSNT; this is translated from the coding sequence ATGGAAAGTCCTAAGAAAACCCTAGGAGTAATTACTTCAGTTGAAGGTGATGTATCGCAAGTTGGAATGTACAGCATGTCAAATGATGCAGAATTCATCTGGTATGGGGAGATATTGACAGGACCTAAGATTGGTGCTTATCTAACTATTAATCAAAATGAGATTAAAATAATTGCAACTGTTTCAAATGAGAAAGTGATTGATCAACAAAATTCTATCAAAAGTCCTGAATTTGATAATAGATATTCAAAAAACTCAATAAATAGAATTATTTCTTTGAAAACAAAAGGAGTAATTGAAGCAGGAAAATTTCAGGTGACAAGTCAGTATGTACCTATGATTGGTAATGAGGTCACCTTGACAACTTTAGATGAGTTAAAAATTATTTATGGAATTGAAAATAATGAACCAACAATAAAAATTGGTAAATCAATTTTAGAAAATCAGCCAATTCAATTATCAATAAATAAGTTCTTTGCATCCCATATAGGTATATTTGGAAACACCGGAAGTGGTAAATCTAATACATTGCATAAATTATACTTGGAACTTTTTAGGTCGGATTTTTATGAGCAAATAAAACGAAAATCCCAATTTTTTGTAATAGATTTTAATGGAGAATATTCATCTACCAATAGTGATGATTTGACAAGAAAAGGAATTTTTGGAGTTGAAATAGAGAATAAAGAAATATATGAAATTAACACCCGAGATACAACCAGGGGCAGAAAATTACCAGTTGAAAGAAAATACATATTTGATGCAGACATATTATCGATACTCTTTGATGCCAGACCCGCAACACAAGTACCGTTTCTGAGAAGTTCAATAAAAGAATTTAATGAAAAACTCTCAACAGCTCATTTTGATTTTGGAGCATATACTACAGGAACTCTCAAAAAAATACTAACATCTGGTTCTTCTACTAACCAAGATAGTTTTCAGGATTGGGTAGATACAGCAAAAAAATATCTAAGAAATAAAGATCTTTTTTCTGAGCTGGATCAAATTAGACAAATAAATGGTAATTATAAAATTGATACACTGGAAATATGGTTCAACAGTGGTTCTAATGAGGGAATTACACCTGAAAAACTCGAAAAATCAGGAATTTCAAAGGTATCAGAAGAGTTAAAAAAACTATTTAATAGTATGAGGAGTACACCGATTCATCAATTACAAATATTTCTAGATTTCCAAAAAGTTCATAGGACTGCATGGGGGAAAGTAAATCGTGAACACTTAAATCCCTTATTTAACAGAATTAATTCTTCTTTACAAAGTCTAGAAAAAGTTATAGAAGTTAAAGAAAGAGCTATTGAAGATTATAAACTGATGAATATTATATCGCTTGTTCATGCAAATCAAGAGATTACTCGATTAATCCCTATGTTGTTATCTAAAATGATTTACGATGAGCAAAAATCATTAGTTTCTGGAAAAAGTGTTCATCAAACGAAACACTTAATTATTGATGAAGCTCATAATATATTAAATTCTGAGTATAGAAATAATGGAGATGATTGGCAAGATTATAGACTGTCTGTCTTTGAAGAGATTATCAAAGAAGGTCGGAAATTTGGATTTTATCTTACTTTATCCAGCCAAAGACCAGCTGATATTTCTCCAACTATTCTTTCTCAAACGCATAACTATTTGATTCATCGTTTAGTTAATGAGAAGGATTTAAGAATGCTTGAAAATATTATGCCTACACTTGATAAAAGTTCCTATCAGATGATACCATGTCTTGGCCAAGGAGAAGCAATTATTACAGGCAATGCAATGCAAGTCCCTGTATTCGTAAAAATTGATAAAGAAAAATCTCTTCGCCCAGCAAGTGATGATATTAAGCTTACTGATTTGTGGAGTAACACTTAA
- the guaA gene encoding glutamine-hydrolyzing GMP synthase, protein MTEIAQEMIVVLDFGSQYNQLITRRIREFGVYSELHPHTITVEEIKKMNPKGIIFSGGPNSVYDENSFRCDEAIFDLGIPVFGICYGMQLMTKHFGGKVEPATHREYGKAKIEIQHESMLFNQLPTEQVVWMSHGDLVTETPAGFVTDAISSSCPIAAMSDKDRDLYAVQFHPEVRHSEYGNDILKNFVFEVCGCSANWSMENFIELEMEKIRQTVGDKKVLCALSGGVDSSVVAVLIHKAIGDQLTCIFVDHGLLRKGEAEGVMKTFADGFNMNVIKVDAKDRFMSKLEGVSDPEKKRKIIGNEFIYVFDDEATKLEGIEFLAQGTLYTDIIESGTATAQTIKSHHNVGGLPEDMQFKLIEPLNTLFKDEVRALGTELGIPDEIVWRQPFPGPGLGIRVLGAISEEKLEIVRESDYILREEIKKAGLDREIWQYFTVLPDIRSVGVMGDARTYDYTIGIRAVTSIDGMTSDWARIPWDVLELISTRIVNEVSHVNRVVYDITSKPPATIEWE, encoded by the coding sequence ATGACTGAGATAGCACAGGAAATGATTGTTGTACTCGATTTTGGAAGCCAATATAATCAATTAATTACAAGAAGAATTCGTGAGTTTGGTGTGTATAGTGAATTACATCCACATACGATTACTGTAGAAGAAATCAAAAAAATGAATCCAAAAGGAATTATTTTTTCTGGAGGACCAAATAGCGTTTATGATGAAAATTCATTCCGTTGTGATGAAGCTATTTTTGATTTAGGCATTCCTGTGTTTGGAATTTGCTATGGAATGCAATTAATGACAAAACATTTTGGTGGGAAGGTAGAACCTGCTACTCATCGTGAATATGGAAAAGCGAAAATTGAAATTCAGCATGAATCCATGCTATTCAATCAGCTACCTACTGAGCAAGTTGTATGGATGAGTCATGGTGATCTAGTTACTGAAACACCAGCAGGCTTTGTAACAGATGCGATTAGTTCATCTTGCCCTATTGCAGCAATGAGTGATAAGGATAGAGATCTTTATGCAGTTCAGTTCCACCCAGAAGTTCGTCATTCAGAATATGGTAATGATATTCTGAAGAATTTCGTTTTTGAAGTTTGTGGTTGTTCAGCAAATTGGTCTATGGAGAACTTTATTGAATTAGAAATGGAAAAGATTCGTCAAACAGTAGGCGATAAAAAAGTTCTTTGTGCTTTAAGTGGAGGAGTAGATTCTTCTGTTGTGGCTGTTCTTATCCATAAAGCGATTGGTGATCAATTAACATGTATTTTTGTTGATCATGGTTTGCTTCGTAAAGGTGAAGCAGAAGGGGTAATGAAAACTTTCGCCGATGGCTTCAATATGAATGTTATCAAAGTAGACGCAAAGGATCGCTTTATGAGTAAACTTGAAGGCGTTTCTGATCCTGAAAAGAAAAGAAAAATTATTGGTAATGAATTTATTTATGTGTTTGATGATGAGGCGACAAAGCTTGAAGGAATTGAGTTTTTAGCACAAGGAACGTTATATACTGACATCATTGAAAGTGGAACAGCGACAGCACAAACCATTAAATCCCATCATAATGTTGGCGGACTTCCTGAAGATATGCAATTTAAACTGATCGAACCATTAAATACATTGTTTAAAGACGAAGTTCGTGCATTAGGAACAGAACTGGGCATTCCAGATGAAATTGTGTGGAGACAGCCATTCCCAGGACCTGGTTTAGGTATTCGTGTGCTTGGAGCTATTTCTGAAGAAAAATTAGAAATTGTTCGTGAATCTGATTATATTCTCCGTGAAGAAATTAAAAAGGCTGGCCTAGATCGAGAAATCTGGCAGTACTTTACTGTCCTTCCGGATATTCGAAGCGTTGGTGTCATGGGGGATGCAAGAACGTATGATTATACAATTGGTATACGTGCGGTTACATCGATTGATGGGATGACATCTGATTGGGCACGTATTCCGTGGGACGTATTAGAGTTAATTTCTACTCGAATTGTGAATGAAGTAAGTCATGTCAACAGAGTAGTCTATGATATAACTAGTAAGCCACCTGCAACGATTGAATGGGAGTAA
- the ptsG gene encoding glucose-specific PTS transporter subunit IIBC, with protein sequence MFKKIFGVLQKVGKALMLPVAILPAAGILLAVGTALTNPTLVDIAPFLDASWVKHVADVMAKAGGIIFDNLALLFAVGVAVGLTGGEGVAGLAAIVGYLIMNVTMGVAKGIEMTDVIGEHVNPAHALVLGIPTLQTGVFGGIIVGLIAAYMYNKFFEIELPSYLGFFAGKRFVPIATAASAVILGLIMIIIWPPIQHGLNAFSNYMLGSQQTLAAFIFGLIERSLIPFGLHHIFYAPFWFEFGSYTTHAGNVVHGDQTIFMKQIQDGVQNLTAGTFQVGKYPFMMFGLPAAALAIYHEARPERKKFVAGIMGSAALTSFLTGITEPLEFSFLFVAPVLFGIHAVFAGLSFMVMHLLNVKIGMTFSGGLIDFLLFGVLNKQTHWWWVIPVGLVFAVIYYFGFRFAIRKFNLKTPGREDVEDSTEETSAQPTSDLPFDILEAMGGQENISNLDACITRLRVQVNDVKNVDKDRLKKLGAAGVLEVGNNIQAIFGPKSDTLKSQMKDIISGKRPRKAATNPEEEVQQQIEEVQPDVLQSKIEKVNENFVSPAKGELKPITEVPDQVFSGKMMGDGFAILPLEGTIASPVDGKIVNVFPTKHALGIMSDTGREILIHVGIDTVNLKGEGFETLVNEGDQVSAGQPLLKVDLAFLKEKVPSIMTPIVFTNLKEGESVVLEKEGLVEMKESNIISIK encoded by the coding sequence ATGTTTAAGAAAATCTTCGGTGTTTTACAAAAAGTGGGTAAAGCATTGATGCTCCCCGTGGCGATTTTGCCAGCTGCAGGTATTTTACTGGCAGTCGGTACAGCACTGACGAATCCGACACTTGTAGATATAGCACCATTTTTAGATGCATCTTGGGTCAAGCATGTAGCTGACGTTATGGCAAAAGCTGGTGGGATTATCTTTGATAACCTAGCTTTACTATTCGCAGTAGGTGTAGCGGTTGGACTTACTGGTGGAGAAGGTGTAGCGGGATTAGCTGCTATTGTAGGTTATTTGATAATGAATGTAACCATGGGTGTTGCGAAAGGGATTGAAATGACAGATGTAATTGGTGAACATGTCAATCCAGCTCATGCGTTAGTATTAGGAATTCCTACTCTTCAAACAGGGGTTTTCGGTGGGATTATTGTTGGTTTAATTGCTGCCTATATGTACAATAAGTTTTTTGAAATTGAGCTACCTTCGTACTTAGGTTTTTTCGCGGGTAAGCGATTTGTTCCTATTGCAACTGCAGCTTCAGCAGTTATTTTAGGGTTAATTATGATTATTATATGGCCTCCAATCCAACATGGATTAAATGCATTTTCTAATTATATGCTTGGATCACAACAGACATTGGCCGCATTTATTTTTGGGCTAATTGAACGTTCTCTTATTCCGTTTGGATTACACCATATTTTCTATGCGCCATTCTGGTTTGAGTTTGGATCTTATACAACACATGCCGGAAATGTGGTTCATGGTGACCAAACGATCTTTATGAAACAAATTCAAGATGGTGTTCAAAATTTAACAGCAGGTACATTCCAAGTTGGTAAATATCCATTTATGATGTTCGGACTTCCAGCAGCAGCTTTAGCGATTTACCATGAGGCGAGACCAGAGCGTAAAAAATTCGTAGCAGGAATTATGGGTTCCGCAGCTTTAACATCATTTTTAACAGGTATTACTGAGCCACTAGAATTCTCGTTCTTATTTGTTGCTCCTGTATTATTTGGAATACACGCTGTTTTTGCTGGTTTATCGTTTATGGTGATGCACTTGCTAAATGTTAAAATTGGAATGACCTTTTCAGGAGGTTTAATTGACTTCCTATTATTTGGAGTTCTAAATAAACAAACTCACTGGTGGTGGGTAATACCAGTCGGTTTAGTATTTGCGGTTATCTATTACTTTGGTTTCCGATTCGCCATTCGTAAATTTAATTTAAAAACACCTGGACGTGAGGATGTTGAAGACTCTACAGAAGAAACTAGTGCGCAACCTACAAGTGATTTACCATTCGACATTTTAGAAGCAATGGGTGGTCAAGAAAACATCTCCAATTTAGATGCTTGTATTACTCGCCTTCGTGTTCAAGTAAATGATGTGAAAAATGTAGATAAAGATCGTTTGAAAAAATTAGGTGCTGCAGGCGTATTAGAGGTTGGAAATAATATTCAAGCCATCTTTGGGCCAAAATCAGATACATTAAAATCACAAATGAAAGATATTATTTCTGGAAAAAGACCACGGAAAGCTGCGACAAATCCAGAAGAAGAAGTACAGCAACAAATTGAAGAGGTACAACCAGATGTACTTCAATCAAAAATAGAAAAAGTAAATGAAAATTTTGTCTCTCCAGCAAAAGGAGAATTAAAACCAATCACAGAGGTTCCTGACCAAGTTTTCTCCGGAAAAATGATGGGCGATGGATTTGCTATCCTTCCATTAGAAGGAACCATTGCATCACCAGTTGATGGGAAAATCGTAAATGTCTTTCCTACTAAACATGCTTTAGGAATTATGTCTGATACAGGTAGAGAAATTCTAATTCATGTAGGAATAGATACTGTGAATTTGAAGGGTGAAGGGTTTGAAACCCTAGTAAATGAGGGAGACCAAGTATCTGCAGGTCAACCTTTACTAAAAGTAGATCTTGCATTTCTAAAAGAAAAAGTTCCTTCAATAATGACTCCAATTGTATTTACAAACCTGAAAGAAGGAGAATCTGTGGTGTTAGAAAAAGAAGGATTAGTAGAGATGAAGGAATCTAATATTATTTCTATTAAGTAA
- the glcT gene encoding glucose PTS transporter transcription antiterminator GlcT: protein MEAFEVKKVLNNNVLIASNSKYEEVVLIGKGIGFNRKKGSTISKQEAEKLFVLKGETEQEQYKKLLPFIDDETLEVIISAIDLIRKRTAKYLDEHIHVALTDHILFAINRLMKGLAIKNPFNEETKVLYPTEYEVANEVVDLINEMTNIELPIGEVGFIALHIHSAVTSKNLSEINQNSQLIAQLVHTIEEQFEIKLNKNEINYMRLVRHLRYTIERVLSGEKVNEPEKISFFLKQEYPLCYNLAWKLIKIMQQTLKKPVFEAEAVYLTMHLQRIQNKIK, encoded by the coding sequence ATGGAAGCGTTTGAAGTTAAAAAGGTACTGAATAATAATGTTTTAATTGCTTCTAATTCTAAATATGAAGAAGTTGTCCTGATTGGTAAAGGGATTGGCTTTAATCGAAAAAAGGGTAGTACTATTTCAAAACAAGAGGCTGAGAAGCTCTTTGTATTAAAAGGCGAAACAGAACAAGAACAATATAAAAAGCTCCTTCCTTTTATCGATGATGAGACGCTAGAAGTGATTATTTCCGCGATTGATTTAATTCGTAAAAGAACAGCTAAGTATTTAGATGAACATATTCATGTGGCATTAACTGATCATATTTTATTTGCGATTAATCGGTTAATGAAGGGGCTCGCTATTAAAAACCCGTTTAATGAGGAAACGAAAGTATTATATCCTACTGAATATGAAGTGGCGAATGAGGTAGTCGATCTTATTAATGAAATGACGAATATAGAGCTACCTATTGGAGAAGTTGGGTTTATTGCCTTGCATATTCACAGTGCAGTTACGAGTAAAAATCTTTCGGAAATTAATCAAAACTCACAATTAATTGCACAACTTGTCCATACCATTGAAGAACAATTTGAGATAAAGCTAAATAAGAATGAAATAAATTATATGCGTCTCGTTCGACATTTACGTTACACCATTGAAAGGGTTTTAAGTGGTGAGAAGGTAAATGAACCAGAGAAAATTTCATTCTTCTTGAAACAAGAATACCCTCTATGTTACAATCTAGCATGGAAACTAATTAAGATTATGCAACAAACATTGAAAAAACCAGTATTTGAAGCTGAAGCTGTCTATTTAACTATGCACCTCCAGCGTATTCAAAATAAAATAAAATAA